The following DNA comes from Triticum aestivum cultivar Chinese Spring chromosome 3D, IWGSC CS RefSeq v2.1, whole genome shotgun sequence.
GAGGGGGTTATGGCATGCACTTGCATCTTGAAGATGTATTAGTTCACTAGTTCACCAGAAACACAGTTGAAGTTTTAAAATTCGAAAATAATAATGGCATAGAGTTAGTATATCTCTATCATGCTAAAAATAAATTTTGAATTCTATCCATAACTCGCCCCGAGCTGTATAAAGTTCAAACCTGAACCTGGAGTGAATAGTAGTATCATTTTCTTCTATTCGAAACTTATCCTTTTGTTTCTTGAGTTGTGTGTTGAATTTTTATCTAAAACATTGTACATGCATGGTATATACTCCATGCTGTATGAATATAGTGTATGAGTATAGTTGTTTTTTCTTGGAGAATATATTTTCAAGATGATTTGAGTGCTGAACTAGATGTACACCTCAAAGGTGGTAATGTACCCATATCCCCCCAGGGCAGTGAGGGGTTGGTCATTTACCAGCATTTTAACACGATTCTTCTTCAGTTATTCTCGTTAATTTGGCTCTGCCTAGAGAAAATGATGAAGCCTTATCACACAAAAAATATCCAGTTATGTACACCACGAAAATGCGCGGGGAAGAGTAGCTGTAGGCGTGATGAAGACGCTCGCACGCATTGAAAGATGAGAAACCACCAAGCGCTTGGCCCGCACACAACACAACCGAGCATGCCATGCATAGAGCCATGTGAGCTCCAAAGGCTACAGCACACACGCCGCGCAGCTTGACGCCCTTTTGGTGTTCTCTGCCAGTAAAGCGAAGCCCATCTTGTGTGTCCCCTGTGTGCCGCTTCTTGCTAAGAAGTGGCAAATGAGACGTACGTGATGGGTGCGTATGTGTTGGTGCTGCGCAGTTACATCGATCCCAACGTTTTACAAGAGATTcctcgcctcctcctctcctcctcccatcCCACTCCATCACAAGAttccccgcctcctcctcccatcAGTGAGCGAGAGCGAGAGTGAGACTGAGACCAGCCGGTGGCCTCGCCCGTGCTCCATGGTGATTCTGCGCTCTCACAGGTAGGCGGTGCGGCGACCGGAAGGGAGCACCACCGGTTCGATCTGCTTACTTTGACGTGTCGACTTTCGGCCGTCTTCTTGGCTGTTTCATCGGTCTGATTTTCCAAGCAGGGACACGGAGACGGCGGAGATGGCGCAGGGGCAGGGCAGCCCGGACCTGGTTGGTTTCCAGTTCTACAAGCTCATGGCTGCCGGAATGTCCTGGGAGAAGCTGGTAATTACTCGCGCATTCTCTCCTAGCTAGCGCACCAAGCACGAGCTCGTCCCTCTCTCATCTCTCTGCTTGCTTACTGTTTCTTTCTTGGCGCCCGGCTGAACTGCAGGTGCTGCCTGACAAGTTCGTGAGGGGGCTCAACGGCCGCGAGCTCCGGGGCGTGAAGCTGCGGGTGGAGGGCGGAGGGGCGCGCGCGTGGGACGTGGAGGTCGTCGTCAACGAGTGCGGCGACATGCACCTCGGCAGGGGCTGGAAGGAGTTCGTCCGCGCCAACGGCGTAGAGCTGGGGCAGCTCCTCGTCTTCTGCTAcgacggcgccggcgccgccctgcTCACCGTCAAGGTGTTCGACGACTCCGAGTGCGGGAGACACTGCAGCCAGCGCGAGGAGGAAAACGACAGCGCCGGTACGTTCCCTTCCCTTGTATCTCCCCTTGCAGTATATATCCTGGAAGTGACAGTGCGCGGGTGAGTTGAGCAGAAGAGGAGTCCCCGCCACCGGCGTTGCCAGGGAGtggaagcagcagcagcgacggcgtcgtccatggcggcggaggcggcgccgcGCCGAGTCGGTTCACCGTGACGCTGGGGCAGTGCCACCTGGGCACCAAGAAGAAGCAGTACCTGGTGAGCTTTGGCTGTAAATTAACGTGCGCCCCTCCTCTCCTCGCATCTTTGGTTTCTGACAACTGTTTGCCGTGCCGATTAAGCAGAACGTGCCTGTGGAGTTCAGCCAGTCGCACGGGTTCACGGAGAAGGGCAGGGTGGTGCTGCGGATGCGCGGGCAGCAGTGGACCGTCTGCCTCAAGCACAGCAACCGGCGCAAGGGCAACGCGAGGACCCGCACGGCGCTGAGGTACGGGTGGAACCGGTTCCGCGTCGACAACGGCCTCCGCGTCGGCGACATCTGCTTCTTCCAGCTGGTGCAGGACGCCGGCGGCGACGACCCGGTGCTCAGCGTCGAGGTGCGCAAGGCGGACGGCACCATCGTCCAGTGACGACTACTGGTTCGTGTTAATTTGTGCCTTGAGCTTGATGTGATGGCAAATAAGCAAGGAATGGATTGTATGATGAACCACGATCTGGATGTTGGATGAATGAACTGCTTTTATTATTTAGTATTAGTAGTACTATAATCTGCGCTGGCCTCCGAGGTTGCCGATGCTGGTGGCACATCTTGCTGCTCATGGCCAGTTGCATGAGGCTGTGCATTTCCTCCCTTGTTCCTGGTTGACAGCATCGCCTTCTGGAACTGAACCATGTCTACCGCAGGCTTGTTGTTGGCATATGCAGTAGCTTCAGTTGAGCCCCCTTTGCACCTGGCCTGATCAGTGTACCCCTGCTGTGCCGATGCACCGGGCAGTGGATAGGCTGAAGTGATCGCCATCATCTTCATGTAGATCGAGACGATTCAGCAGATCCTCAACCATCCTCACTCTCCTTTGCCTTCCTTCTGGAGCCATCTTCACGAAAACAGATCAGATGTAGAATTACACGCACTAGCCAGTTCACCAAAGAACTCAATCTGATGAGGAAAGCTGGGCTATGCATTTAACGTCAACACtccctcaatttttttatttttaaattgcGCCAGCCGAGTCTTAAACTCAAAACCGATACCAAGTAGAATTACACGCACCAGCCAGTTCACCCAAAAGCTCAAACTGATAAGAAAATATGGGCTAGAAATTTATACGTCAACATCAGAGACACCCTCTATTACACCACGCGAGCCCTAAATAGACCAAGGCCAGGAAGGAGTGTAGGGGCTCTCCCTAGATTAGCCCGAGTCGTTCGAGGGGATGTGTGTTAGAGCATCTCTAACCGATCCTCTATCGGTCATCAAGTGCGATCACGGCTGGTGCTGCACCTCGTCTCAAGCATGCCGACACATCTCGGATGAGTTTTTTACAAGTGTGAAAAGGACGGAGTGGGTGCCATTTTGTGCGGTTGTTCTCAGGATTTGTATCAATTTGAAACTCATTGTTTGCTTAAAATTGTATGTAGGAAGGATGCAAGTTTCGGTAATGGGAAGAAGAATACATTAATCTATTGATAGCGAAAAATCTGCTAGATGTTGGTGCACTAGTTGCTAGAGGTAAGACTAGAGAAAGCCCATCAATCACTGCACATTGAGTCTCGTCTACTCTTTTCAGTTCTCACACAACGTCTCTCATCAACAGATACGTCCCGAGGCCGAGGGGACTCttcctcattgagggagtcctggactaaggagtcctcgggcgtccggcctgttatccatgggccggactgatgggctgtgaagacatgaaggccgaagactgtacccgtgtccggataggactctccttggcgtggaaggcaagcttggcgatcaactatgatgatcccttcctatgtaaccgactctatataaccctagattccctcggtgtctatataaaccggagggtgtagtccggaaaggatatacacattaccatagtcatacaggctaggcttatagggtttagccatttcgatctcgtggtagatcaactcttgtaatactcatattcatcaagatcaatcaagaaggaagtagggtattacctccatagagacggcccgaacctgggtaaacatcgtgtcccctgtctcctgtaaccatcgaccctagacgcacagttcgggaccccctacctgagatccgccggttttgacaccgacattggtgctttcattgagagctccactaTGACATcgacgaaaggctcgatggctcgccttgtccttaaagacaacatcacctccggggaggttctggccccaggccaaaccctccggctgggcggctttactatgatcgctcgttcggccgttgagccgacgatgacctctcgggccatcgaaaacccccttcgcatcaactccgaacactccaagcagatggattcgacagagttttcgtccttgaacgaactcctagatcgcatcgccgctttgggaatcgccacagattacgatcggatcgggcctaaaaccgatcaaggagaaatcaaaactccaccggtcacccaccagatagcggtagtcgaggagcaggacGACGAGTCTTCTTGTATATCaaagacggactatgttcggatcgccgatcaggaagagccggatacccaccagcgaaaggatgcgactagccctccgaacatagaatcggacggcagtcctaagcaatcagaagatattccggagcccggactgttgagtctggaaggtcttcagactccggataatcggtcaggtcagggttcggatttaattccacccacccacccctacATAGACgccctcatgagcataaaacagtagtctcaggaaacggttcaccacttctgggccagattcctccttgtcaaagacaaggtaaaagattgccgcgacgaggacgtgatatcagcgttccgcaacaattgcgcggacgaaggaatcctcaacgccatcaatcggcGCTGCATACTGaagttcgctgacttagcaactatcgtacagaagtacaacgcaatggaaagcgcctggaaaactcaggcagcttgctggggaccgtcggtcccaactcaactcctcctacaggcgaagagggcgcacccccgtggcacgcccaatccaacagtcaagaaacataaacccattacgcggcacgacaccgttctggagggatggctcgatggaccatgcaaaatacacacgacaccagataccgtggcaacccacaaccttagagcttgttggatactccggcaagtagccaagagcggcgaggacatccttatcaaggacgccccaaaacagcaccctccagaaaacgacgacacaagagtattgacggtctttgagacattcgcttcaaacaacaagcgcaaaagaGCACTtcgtgacctcgccgaagtctgccaaatcgccgcaataaacccttggaatgacacggccataacatTTAATGCCGGTGATGAACCGAAGTACAGGACAGTCCGagtgccagccgcattagtcctcagtcccatcgtggacgggtttcgacttaccaaggtcctcatggacggcggcagtggactaaacctcatttatgaggacacactccacaaaatggaaatagagagGAGCCGTATCAAGCAAAGTAgaacaaccttccgaggaatcattcccagtcaagaggcgcgatgcgcgggaaaaatcacacttgacgtggtattcggcacgccggagaattatcggtccaaagaaatcactttccaagtggcccctttcagcagtggataccacgccctattggggcggtacgcttttacacgcttccaagctatacctcattatgggtatatgaagctcaaaatgcccggaccgaacggtataatcactcttgtcagtgatccggacatagcactccgcgctgaaaacaaaaccgcatccctcgcccttgaggcgctatccgaagccctcgcggccgaagaattaaccacactacgctccacggtggacagggacgatgtgatcctcgacaaacgccccaaatccaccttcttcaaaccagcagaagaaatagtcaaattccaggtccacccaacggaccccaagaagacagcatctatcggagcgcaactgaacccaacagttgacgccgcactacgagaattcctgcgcgaaaactaggacatattcgcctggcaccctttagatatgccagggatcccacgcaagctggccgaacatagcctcaatatattaaagggatttaaaccggtcaagcaaacactgcggcgcttttccgaatccaagcgacaagccatgggggaggagctggccaagcttatcgaggccggattcattagagaaatcaaacatccggactggctggcaaacctggtgatggtaccaaagaaggacaaatcctggcgcctgtgtgtcgatttcaaagacctcaacaaagcttgccctaaggatcccttccccctcccccgcattgatcaaatcattgacaccaccgtaggacacgactcactgtgtttcctcgatgcatattccggataccatcaaatcaaaatgaaggagtccgatcaagctgcaacagcatttattaccccatatgggccattctgcttcaacaccatgcccttcgggctcaagaacgccggcgccacataccaacgcatgattcaaacatgcctggagaagcagatcggcaagacagtagaagcttacgtcgatgacgtcgtcatcaaaactaggcacgtcgaaacactaatagacgacttacgtcttacattcgacaacctccgtgcgtatgacattaaactcaacccggaaaagtgtgtcttcggcgtccccgctggaaaactgctgggcttcatcgtttccaatagaggaatagaagcaaatccagctaaaatccgagctctgtcacagttggctacgccaacagacctcaaacaagtccaaaaactagctggttgcgtggcagcgttaagtcgctttatctccagatgaggagaaaaggcactaccactctatcgcctcttacggcgcaccgataacttcgaatggacagacgcggcgactgccggactggaggaaataaaggccctcctagcaagcaacccaatcctggccgcaccaaacgctggcgaacccatgttgctatacatatcggcaacacatcaggtggtgagcgccgtgctcgtcgtcgaacgagaacaggacggacacaaattcccacttcaaaaaccagtatactacgtatctactgtcctcacaccatgcaaatcccggtacccccattaccaaaagatagcatacgcggtcttcatggcatcccgaaagctacgacactacttccaggagtgttcaatcacggtggcttctgaagtcccactcaatgacataataaacaaccgcgatgccacgggacggatcgccaaatgggccatagagctacttccatttgacataacatacaagccacgtcgagccatcaaatcccaagtattggctgacttcgtcgccgaatggacagaggtcgaactccctaaagagtacggtgcatattccaattgggttatgtattttgacggctccaaaatgctggcggggctaggggcgggagtcgtgttaacatcccccactggagatgtcgtccagtatgtactccaaatactatacacagactccaacaacgcagccgaatacgatgccctattgcatggtcttcggatggccgtatccatgggcgtacaacgcctagaggtgcgcggggattcaaacctcgcaatatctcaaataaacggagactttgatgccaaagatccaaagatggcagcttatcgtagtGCCGTGTTAAAAATAtcggcttggttcgaggggctcgaatttcatcatgtcGCCCGGGAGagtaatcaggcagcagacgtcctcGCTCCCATTGGcgccaagcacgaccccgtcccacccaacattttcctggaaaggcttttcaagccatccgtggtgtggcaaggggagggcggcaacaacaGTCCAGATTCGAATACAACCCCAAATCCCGAACACACCGATAGTATCGGGGGCTCGGCCACCGAAAAAACACCGTTGGCCCATCTCagtatggcagtcattgccccatggactgaacccttcttggcctacattaataggaaggagcttcccgaagaccataatgaggctcgtcgcattgtccggcgttcgaaggcctacaaggttcacgatggagagctctacaagaaaagtaccaccggagtacttcaaagatgtatctccgaagaagaggggcggcaaCTTTTAGGGGAAATTCACGCTGGTCTCGgcgcaaggccttccgtactgggttttattggccgtcagcccgagcagacgcgcatgaccttgtccaacgctgcgtcggatgccaactcttcgccaaccaaagccacatgcccccaactgccttacaatctatccccattacttggcctttcgcggtctggggactggatttgattggaccccttaaagggggaagccataagaaaaaatatctgctggtcatggtggacaaattcactaagtggatagaggctaaaccggtcaaaacggctgagtccggcccggtgatagaattcatatccggttcatgcaccgttatggtgtcccacacagcatcatcaccgacaacgactctaatttcacagccgatgaggtaaaaacctggtgtactaatcttggcattaaacttgattacgcctccgtctaccacccgcaaaccaacggtcaagtcgaacgagccaatggtcttattatgagcggcatcaaacccggactagtgcggtctttgagagaatcagacaagcgctgggttgaggagctcgactccgtactctgggggctgcggaccacgcccaaccgtactaccggatacacacctttcttcattgtGTATGGCGcggaggctgtattgccctgcgatattatccacgactcacctcgagtgcgtatgtacgaagagagagaagccgagcttgatcggcaggacaacctagatgccctggaagaggagcgcgatgtcacaaaagcccgttcagcattttaccaacagcaggctcgaagatatcaaagcagagaagtacgggccaagacctacaacattggcgaactcgttctacgcctgccggaaaagaaaaaggataaactcaagcccaaatgggagggtcccttcataattgacgaagttctcaccggaggggcgtaccatcttcgtgatgcatcagacaatcacctcgagccgaacccctggaacgtggccagactccgaagattctatgcctagcgccgaactccttgttcgtctccttctcccctgtagtttccattattccttctctcttttccgattacttttttctttctcgctttaaagcttttgtacggctagaccgcacacccctGACGCATACATCTTT
Coding sequences within:
- the LOC123075161 gene encoding B3 domain-containing protein Os03g0212300; translated protein: MCWCCAVTSIPTFYKRFLASSSPPPIPLHHKIPRLLLPSVSESESETETSRWPRPCSMVILRSHRDTETAEMAQGQGSPDLVGFQFYKLMAAGMSWEKLVLPDKFVRGLNGRELRGVKLRVEGGGARAWDVEVVVNECGDMHLGRGWKEFVRANGVELGQLLVFCYDGAGAALLTVKVFDDSECGRHCSQREEENDSAEEESPPPALPGSGSSSSDGVVHGGGGGAAPSRFTVTLGQCHLGTKKKQYLNVPVEFSQSHGFTEKGRVVLRMRGQQWTVCLKHSNRRKGNARTRTALRYGWNRFRVDNGLRVGDICFFQLVQDAGGDDPVLSVEVRKADGTIVQ